One stretch of Thalassovita sp. DNA includes these proteins:
- the bhcD gene encoding iminosuccinate reductase BhcD → MYIVPERDIADLMTRAAAFDAVEQVFAAMAAEDAYNFPVIREALGHEEALYGFKGGFDRAGSTLGLKAGGYWPHNLEKRGLINHQSTVFLFDPDTGKVSAMVGGNLLTALRTAAASSVSIKHLAREDAKVIGMVGAGHQATFQLRAALEQRSFEKVIGWNLHPEMLPNLEKVAAEAGLPFEAVDLPGLKEADVVITITSSFDPIVLSEHISDGTHIACMGTDTIGKQEVAADLLTRATVFTDEVAQSTTLGEAQHAVANGSLTADQITQLGAVINGTHGGRASDSEVTLFDGTGVGLQDLAVAARVVELAIEKGTAIEVDF, encoded by the coding sequence ATGTATATCGTTCCTGAACGTGACATCGCGGATCTGATGACCCGTGCCGCCGCCTTTGATGCGGTTGAACAGGTCTTTGCCGCGATGGCAGCCGAAGACGCCTATAACTTCCCGGTCATCCGCGAGGCACTGGGCCATGAAGAGGCGCTTTATGGCTTCAAGGGGGGCTTTGACCGCGCCGGTTCGACCCTGGGTCTGAAGGCCGGCGGGTATTGGCCGCATAATCTGGAAAAACGTGGGCTGATCAATCACCAGTCCACCGTGTTCCTGTTCGACCCTGACACCGGCAAGGTCTCGGCGATGGTGGGCGGTAACCTGTTGACCGCACTGCGCACCGCGGCGGCATCTTCTGTTTCGATTAAGCATCTGGCACGCGAAGATGCCAAGGTCATCGGCATGGTTGGGGCAGGCCATCAGGCGACGTTCCAACTGCGCGCCGCATTGGAGCAGCGCAGCTTTGAAAAGGTGATCGGCTGGAACCTGCACCCCGAAATGCTGCCCAATCTGGAAAAGGTTGCGGCTGAGGCCGGGCTGCCGTTTGAAGCGGTGGACCTGCCCGGTTTGAAAGAGGCTGATGTCGTGATCACCATCACCTCCTCCTTTGATCCGATTGTCCTGTCTGAGCATATCAGCGATGGCACCCATATCGCCTGCATGGGCACCGATACCATTGGCAAACAAGAGGTTGCGGCGGATCTGCTGACCCGTGCCACCGTCTTTACCGATGAGGTTGCGCAATCCACCACCCTGGGTGAGGCACAACATGCGGTGGCGAATGGTTCGCTCACCGCGGATCAAATCACCCAGCTGGGCGCGGTTATCAACGGCACCCATGGCGGGCGGGCTTCGGACAGTGAGGTGACCCTGTTTGATGGCACCGGTGTTGGTCTGCAGGATCTGGCGGTTGCCGCCCGTGTGGTGGAGCTGGCGATCGAAAAAGGCACCGCGATCGAAGTGGATTTCTGA
- a CDS encoding LysR family transcriptional regulator translates to MAYLDNIRTFVRVYELGNMSAAARDLRVSAAVASSRISQLEDHLGVRLFHRTTRTLTPTEQGKTFYSGASKILEAVEEAEADISDITDSPRGTLYVAAPLGVGQRFIAPAVPAFKAEYPQINIRLRLSDRKLDLAAEGLDAAFFLGLPEDSNLRIRKITDCPRVLCAAPSYLDRMGAPQHSDELRTDAHDCLNLRYPGAPEFQWPLEGPNGVQRVPVTGPFETDHGEVLTQWALGGHGIVMKPVFEIAEHLSAGRLEVVLPDEPPVPIQLACLYMHRRRQDPKARLFIDFMVDHIQSEMAQLPL, encoded by the coding sequence ATGGCCTATCTCGACAATATCCGCACGTTTGTTCGGGTCTATGAGCTGGGCAATATGTCCGCCGCCGCGCGTGACCTCCGGGTGTCGGCCGCTGTCGCCTCCAGTCGGATTTCCCAGCTTGAGGATCATCTGGGTGTGCGCCTTTTTCACCGCACCACCCGCACCCTGACCCCGACCGAACAGGGCAAGACCTTCTACAGCGGGGCCAGCAAAATCCTGGAAGCCGTTGAGGAAGCCGAGGCCGATATTTCCGACATCACCGACAGCCCGCGTGGCACGCTCTATGTGGCGGCACCGCTGGGGGTCGGGCAACGGTTCATCGCGCCCGCTGTCCCTGCTTTTAAGGCCGAATATCCGCAGATCAACATTCGCCTGCGTCTGTCAGACCGCAAGCTGGATCTGGCGGCTGAGGGGCTGGATGCGGCGTTCTTTCTAGGCCTGCCTGAGGACAGTAATCTGCGCATTCGCAAGATCACCGATTGCCCCCGCGTCCTCTGTGCCGCGCCCAGTTATCTGGACCGGATGGGCGCCCCGCAACACAGCGATGAGTTGCGCACCGATGCCCATGACTGCCTGAACCTGCGCTACCCCGGCGCGCCTGAATTTCAATGGCCGCTGGAAGGGCCAAACGGGGTGCAACGTGTGCCCGTCACCGGCCCGTTTGAAACCGACCATGGTGAGGTGCTGACCCAATGGGCCCTGGGCGGCCATGGCATTGTGATGAAACCCGTGTTTGAGATTGCCGAACATCTGTCCGCCGGCCGTCTTGAGGTTGTTCTGCCAGACGAACCACCGGTGCCAATTCAATTGGCCTGCCTTTATATGCACCGCCGTCGGCAGGACCCAAAGGCGCGGTTGTTCATCGATTTCATGGTGGATCACATTCAATCTGAAATGGCCCAGCTGCCACTGTAA
- a CDS encoding LysR family transcriptional regulator, translating into MPYIESLQVFVRVVELGSITSGGRDLRLTPAVASKRIKELEAHLGVRLFNRTTRSIIPTEVGQRFYEEAKKVLDSLEAAEAVVANFSDRPRGVIRVTAPLGVGRRIIAPLVPEFVKAYPETEVQMRLSDRAVDLMSERLDVAFFVGVPKDSNLKLRRIAEVERVLVAAPDYIAEHGAPSSPQDLLKNHNCLLLRYPRSPEYFWQLQTASGLRKLEVSGKFDADDSDVLTEWALAGHGIANKPRFDIAQHLASGALVQVMEDTPPSPSIFGCLYPHRKLQDPKVRAFVDFMTERGQRAVAPHS; encoded by the coding sequence ATGCCTTATATTGAAAGCCTCCAGGTCTTTGTTCGTGTTGTGGAATTGGGCTCGATCACCTCGGGGGGGCGGGATCTGCGCTTGACACCGGCTGTGGCCTCCAAACGCATCAAGGAGCTTGAGGCGCACCTGGGCGTGCGCTTGTTCAACCGCACCACCCGGTCGATCATCCCAACCGAGGTGGGTCAGCGTTTCTATGAGGAGGCCAAGAAAGTCCTCGATTCGCTGGAAGCGGCCGAAGCGGTGGTGGCCAACTTTTCCGACCGGCCGCGCGGGGTGATCCGGGTGACCGCGCCCCTGGGCGTCGGGCGACGGATCATCGCGCCCTTGGTGCCAGAATTTGTCAAAGCCTACCCCGAGACCGAAGTGCAGATGCGCCTGTCGGACCGGGCTGTGGATCTGATGAGCGAACGTCTGGATGTGGCGTTTTTTGTAGGGGTCCCGAAGGATTCCAACCTCAAACTGCGCCGGATCGCCGAGGTGGAACGTGTCTTGGTCGCCGCACCGGACTATATCGCCGAACATGGTGCCCCATCCTCCCCGCAGGATCTGCTAAAGAACCACAACTGCCTGCTGCTACGCTATCCGCGTTCGCCTGAATATTTCTGGCAGCTGCAAACCGCTTCCGGCCTGCGCAAGCTTGAGGTGTCGGGCAAGTTTGACGCGGATGACAGCGATGTTCTGACCGAATGGGCATTGGCAGGCCACGGCATCGCCAACAAACCCCGTTTCGATATCGCGCAGCACCTTGCCTCAGGGGCGCTGGTGCAGGTGATGGAGGATACGCCGCCCTCGCCCTCGATCTTCGGCTGTCTCTACCCACACCGGAAACTACAGGACCCGAAAGTCCGCGCGTTTGTGGATTTCATGACCGAACGCGGCCAGCGCGCCGTTGCGCCCCACAGCTAA
- the xdhA gene encoding xanthine dehydrogenase small subunit produces MNLRSDIRFLLNGRPVTVPSVTASQTLLDFLRIDQRLTGTKEGCAEGDCGACTVLVGRLSDGGLKYEAVNACIRFLASLDGCHVVTIEHIRGADGGLHPVQQAMVEFHGAQCGFCTPGIVMSLYALWMEQPEPTPAQVEVALQGNLCRCTGYEPIIKAAVAVSQYGTPSADYLNETRAGIVAQLQDLQDGARVVTGPADNQAIVPADLDDFATVLVENPKATIVAGATDVGLWVTKFLRSISPAIHINQIDALKQIEMTEEGITLGAGVSYSDFLPMVKAHFPFLLEYWNRIAGWQVRNMGTVGGNIANGSPIGDTPPVLIALGATVTLRRGVDRRTLPLEDYFIDYGKQDLGEGEFLESVQIPLPGKSQINAAYKISKRRDEDISAVAVGISVTVEGGQISAARIAFGGMAATPKRAAAAEAALVGQPFAEASFDAAAKAVGEDFAPLTDWRASSDYRMLSAQNLLRRFFLEHDEATDQPVRLTA; encoded by the coding sequence ATGAACTTGCGCAGCGACATTCGGTTTCTGTTGAACGGGCGGCCGGTGACCGTGCCCTCGGTCACAGCATCCCAAACCCTGTTGGATTTCCTGCGCATTGATCAGCGCCTCACCGGCACCAAAGAAGGCTGCGCCGAAGGTGACTGCGGTGCCTGTACGGTTCTGGTTGGTCGGCTGAGCGACGGTGGGCTGAAATATGAGGCGGTCAACGCCTGTATCCGCTTCCTGGCCTCACTGGATGGCTGCCATGTGGTGACCATTGAACACATCCGTGGTGCCGATGGCGGGCTGCATCCGGTGCAACAGGCCATGGTAGAGTTTCACGGCGCGCAATGTGGGTTCTGCACCCCGGGCATCGTGATGTCGCTTTATGCGCTGTGGATGGAACAGCCCGAGCCGACCCCGGCACAGGTTGAGGTCGCTCTGCAGGGCAATCTTTGCCGTTGCACCGGCTATGAGCCGATCATCAAAGCGGCTGTGGCTGTCAGCCAATATGGCACCCCGTCGGCGGATTATCTGAATGAAACCCGCGCAGGCATCGTGGCGCAGCTGCAGGATCTACAGGATGGCGCCCGTGTTGTGACCGGCCCGGCAGACAATCAGGCGATTGTGCCGGCGGATCTGGATGATTTTGCCACGGTTCTGGTCGAAAACCCGAAAGCCACCATTGTGGCGGGGGCCACGGATGTGGGCCTTTGGGTGACCAAGTTCCTGCGTTCGATCAGCCCGGCGATCCACATCAACCAGATTGATGCGCTGAAACAGATCGAGATGACCGAAGAGGGCATCACCTTGGGGGCAGGTGTCAGCTATTCTGATTTCCTGCCGATGGTGAAGGCGCATTTCCCCTTCCTGCTGGAATACTGGAACCGCATTGCGGGCTGGCAGGTGCGGAACATGGGCACGGTCGGTGGCAACATCGCCAACGGCTCGCCCATCGGGGATACGCCGCCCGTTCTGATCGCGCTGGGCGCGACCGTCACCCTGCGGCGCGGCGTTGACCGCCGGACCTTGCCGCTGGAGGACTATTTCATCGATTACGGCAAACAGGACCTGGGTGAAGGTGAGTTCCTGGAAAGCGTACAGATCCCGCTGCCGGGCAAGTCGCAGATCAACGCGGCCTATAAGATCTCCAAACGCCGGGATGAGGATATTTCGGCCGTGGCGGTGGGCATCTCGGTTACCGTTGAGGGCGGTCAGATCAGCGCCGCGCGCATTGCCTTTGGCGGCATGGCTGCAACCCCGAAACGGGCCGCAGCTGCAGAGGCCGCACTGGTGGGCCAGCCCTTCGCGGAAGCCAGCTTTGACGCGGCTGCCAAGGCGGTTGGCGAAGACTTCGCACCGCTCACAGATTGGCGTGCATCCTCTGATTATCGTATGCTGTCGGCACAGAACCTGTTGCGCCGCTTCTTCCTGGAACATGATGAGGCGACCGATCAACCGGTCCGCCTGACTGCGTGA
- the xdhB gene encoding xanthine dehydrogenase molybdopterin binding subunit: protein MEHQTALKGLVSTDRQHDSAIKHVTGRAEYCDDIAEPVGTMHAYLGTSTVAHGRILSMDLSAVAAAPGVIGVLTAEDIPGHNDVSPTGKNDEPVFPTEKVEFHGHPIFAVVADSRDAARRAAELAKVEYEELPLALDPLAARAAGGALVTDPLKLERGEVAPAMAEAPHRITGRMEIGGQDHMYLEGHIAFAVPGEDDDVVVTSSTQHPSEAQHMVAHVLGVPSNAVTINVRRMGGGFGGKESQMNLFCAVAALAAKKWNRPCKIRPDRDQDMTATGKRHDFVVDYDVGFDDQGKITAVDGVFAARCGYTSDLSGPVTDRALFHADNAYFYPNVRLKSEPLKTNTVSNTAFRGFGGPQGVVAAERMIEEIAYKLGKDPLEVRKANFYGDETDGRNLTPYHQTVEDNIIHRVVEELEENADYQARRQAVLDHNAKGGVIRKGIALTPVKFGISFTATWYNQAGSLIHIYNDGSIHLNHGGTEMGQGLNTKIAQIVADAFQVDFDRVKITKTTTEKVPNTSATAASSGSDLNGMAALDGAEQIKARLVAFAAESRGVSEDQVQFLPNTVQIGEEMVPFNTLVKEAYMARVHLSAAGFYKTPKIHWDRAAGKGRPFFYYAYGASCSEVSIDTLTGEYTVDRTDILHDVGRSLNPILDKGQVEGAFVQGMGWLTTEELWWDDAGRLRTHAPSTYKIPLASDRPREFNVELAEWSVNKERTIKRSKAVGEPPFMLGISVFEALSMAVASVNEYRECPRLDAPATPERVLMACERLKAGG from the coding sequence ATGGAACATCAAACCGCACTCAAAGGTCTTGTCAGCACCGATCGTCAGCATGACAGCGCGATCAAACACGTGACTGGCCGCGCCGAATATTGCGATGATATCGCAGAACCTGTGGGAACCATGCATGCCTATCTGGGCACGTCCACGGTGGCGCATGGCCGGATCCTGTCGATGGATCTGAGCGCTGTTGCTGCCGCACCGGGGGTGATCGGCGTTCTGACCGCCGAGGATATTCCCGGGCACAACGACGTCAGCCCAACCGGCAAAAACGATGAACCCGTTTTCCCGACGGAGAAGGTTGAGTTTCACGGCCATCCGATCTTTGCCGTGGTTGCGGACAGCCGCGATGCGGCACGGCGTGCGGCGGAGCTGGCCAAGGTTGAATATGAAGAACTGCCGCTGGCGCTGGACCCTTTGGCGGCGCGTGCGGCGGGTGGGGCGCTTGTTACCGATCCGCTGAAACTGGAACGGGGTGAGGTCGCGCCCGCGATGGCAGAAGCGCCGCATCGCATCACCGGCCGGATGGAAATCGGCGGTCAGGATCACATGTATCTGGAAGGCCACATCGCCTTTGCCGTGCCCGGCGAGGATGACGACGTTGTCGTGACCAGTTCCACCCAGCACCCGAGCGAAGCGCAGCATATGGTGGCCCATGTTCTGGGCGTGCCGTCCAATGCGGTGACCATCAATGTGCGTCGGATGGGCGGTGGTTTTGGCGGCAAAGAAAGCCAGATGAACCTGTTCTGCGCGGTTGCCGCGCTGGCGGCCAAGAAATGGAACCGCCCCTGCAAAATCCGCCCCGATCGCGATCAGGACATGACCGCCACCGGCAAGCGGCATGACTTTGTGGTCGACTATGATGTGGGCTTTGATGATCAGGGCAAGATCACTGCGGTGGACGGTGTGTTTGCAGCGCGTTGCGGCTATACCTCGGACCTGTCGGGGCCGGTGACGGATCGGGCGCTGTTTCACGCCGATAACGCCTATTTCTACCCCAATGTGCGTCTGAAAAGCGAACCGCTGAAAACCAACACCGTGTCCAACACCGCCTTCCGTGGCTTTGGTGGCCCGCAGGGTGTTGTGGCAGCGGAGCGGATGATCGAAGAGATCGCCTATAAGCTGGGCAAAGACCCGCTGGAGGTGCGCAAGGCGAACTTCTACGGTGACGAAACAGATGGCCGCAACCTGACGCCGTATCACCAGACTGTCGAAGACAACATCATCCACCGCGTGGTGGAAGAGCTGGAAGAAAACGCCGATTATCAGGCGCGCCGTCAGGCGGTGCTGGACCATAACGCCAAAGGTGGCGTGATCCGCAAAGGTATCGCGCTGACGCCGGTGAAATTCGGCATCTCCTTCACGGCCACCTGGTACAATCAGGCGGGATCGCTGATCCACATCTACAATGATGGCTCGATCCACCTGAACCATGGCGGCACCGAGATGGGGCAGGGCCTCAACACCAAGATCGCACAGATCGTGGCCGATGCCTTCCAGGTGGATTTTGACCGGGTGAAGATCACCAAAACCACCACTGAGAAAGTGCCGAACACCTCGGCCACGGCGGCATCGTCCGGGTCTGACCTGAACGGTATGGCAGCCTTGGACGGGGCGGAGCAGATCAAAGCGCGGCTGGTGGCCTTTGCCGCTGAATCGCGTGGCGTGTCGGAGGATCAGGTGCAATTCCTGCCCAACACCGTGCAGATCGGCGAAGAGATGGTGCCGTTCAACACGCTGGTGAAAGAGGCCTATATGGCCCGTGTGCACCTGTCTGCGGCGGGTTTTTACAAAACACCCAAGATCCACTGGGACCGCGCGGCCGGTAAGGGGCGCCCGTTCTTTTACTACGCCTATGGTGCCTCCTGTTCTGAGGTGTCGATCGACACGCTGACCGGCGAATACACCGTGGATCGCACTGACATCCTGCATGATGTGGGCCGTTCGCTGAACCCGATCCTTGATAAGGGCCAGGTCGAAGGTGCCTTTGTCCAGGGGATGGGCTGGCTGACCACCGAGGAGCTGTGGTGGGATGATGCGGGGCGTCTGCGGACCCACGCACCTTCGACCTATAAGATCCCGCTGGCCAGCGACCGCCCGCGTGAGTTTAACGTGGAACTGGCGGAATGGTCGGTGAACAAGGAACGCACCATCAAACGGTCCAAAGCCGTGGGTGAGCCGCCCTTTATGCTGGGCATCTCGGTCTTTGAGGCGCTGTCGATGGCGGTGGCTTCGGTCAATGAGTATCGTGAATGCCCGCGCCTTGATGCGCCGGCCACGCCGGAACGGGTGCTGATGGCCTGTGAACGCCTGAAGGCCGGAGGCTGA